Proteins from a genomic interval of Cognatishimia sp. WU-CL00825:
- a CDS encoding DUF1178 family protein, producing the protein MIQYSLKCAQNHRFDSWFQSASAFDKLKSAGMVSCAICGDTQVSKAIMAPRVRPARSASEVTEASTEIAEDKPLSGPASPSEQALAELKKQVEANSDYVGGNFANEARAIHTGDAPERAIYGEANAQEAKSLIEDGIPVAPLPFRPGRKSN; encoded by the coding sequence ATGATCCAATACTCTCTAAAATGCGCACAAAACCATCGATTTGACAGCTGGTTTCAGTCGGCGAGCGCGTTTGACAAGCTCAAGTCCGCGGGCATGGTGTCTTGCGCGATATGTGGTGACACACAAGTCAGCAAAGCCATTATGGCCCCACGCGTTCGACCAGCTCGGTCAGCTTCGGAGGTAACCGAAGCATCCACAGAGATTGCCGAAGATAAGCCATTGTCGGGGCCCGCGTCCCCTTCTGAACAAGCCCTTGCTGAACTCAAGAAACAAGTTGAAGCCAATTCAGATTATGTAGGCGGCAATTTTGCCAACGAGGCACGCGCAATACATACCGGCGATGCGCCTGAAAGAGCCATTTATGGCGAGGCAAATGCGCAAGAAGCAAAAAGCCTGATAGAAGATGGCATTCCTGTTGCGCCACTTCCATTCCGTCCAGGGCGCAAGTCAAACTAA
- a CDS encoding NUDIX hydrolase, protein MAFFDRRPMLRQQREEIRTETVTSHMAIQLPIAIRKARKREVRTQFAALIYRVRNGKIQILLITSRRTGRWIIPKGWPMLGKRPAEAAAQEAWEEAGIRGKALPQCLGVFSYYKNTSIERSLPCLVMVYPLRAKRLEKDFPEKGQRKRKWFSQKKAAKLVKEPELVKIIETFDPHVLK, encoded by the coding sequence TTGGCCTTTTTCGATCGTCGGCCTATGCTTAGACAACAACGAGAAGAAATCCGGACAGAAACCGTGACATCGCATATGGCCATTCAACTTCCCATCGCTATCCGCAAAGCACGCAAGCGCGAAGTACGAACGCAATTCGCAGCGCTGATCTATCGCGTGCGTAATGGGAAGATTCAAATCCTGTTGATTACCAGCCGCCGCACCGGACGTTGGATCATACCTAAAGGTTGGCCAATGTTGGGGAAACGCCCTGCCGAAGCCGCCGCGCAGGAGGCCTGGGAAGAAGCCGGTATTCGAGGAAAAGCGCTTCCACAATGCTTGGGTGTGTTTTCCTATTATAAAAACACCTCGATTGAGCGCTCGTTGCCCTGCCTTGTTATGGTTTATCCTCTTCGCGCCAAACGTTTGGAAAAAGACTTTCCCGAAAAGGGCCAACGCAAACGCAAATGGTTCTCACAAAAAAAAGCTGCAAAACTTGTAAAAGAACCTGAGCTCGTAAAGATCATTGAAACGTTCGATCCACATGTCCTGAAATAG
- the mraZ gene encoding division/cell wall cluster transcriptional repressor MraZ, producing the protein MARRFRGESHHKVDTKGRVSIPASFRRVLEAADPNWKSGETPELVIVYGDHRRNYLECYTMEAIEEVDEKIDALPRGSMERKMLQRLFHGQSFPTTVDETGRLVLPAKLRKKIDLDKEAFFIAAGDTFQIWKTETYEQEELSKTEEWLDELPDDFDPLVFLDQQKES; encoded by the coding sequence GTGGCACGCAGGTTCAGAGGCGAAAGCCACCATAAGGTGGATACGAAGGGCAGGGTGTCTATCCCGGCCTCGTTTCGTCGTGTGCTTGAGGCGGCCGACCCAAATTGGAAATCGGGTGAAACCCCAGAGCTAGTGATCGTTTATGGGGATCATCGCCGCAATTACCTTGAGTGCTATACAATGGAAGCCATTGAGGAGGTCGATGAAAAGATCGACGCCTTGCCGCGTGGTTCCATGGAGCGGAAAATGCTTCAACGCCTGTTTCATGGTCAGTCGTTCCCAACGACTGTTGATGAAACAGGCCGTTTGGTTCTGCCTGCAAAGCTGAGAAAAAAGATCGATCTGGATAAAGAGGCGTTTTTTATCGCAGCGGGCGACACGTTCCAGATTTGGAAGACCGAAACTTATGAGCAGGAAGAGTTATCAAAAACCGAGGAATGGTTGGATGAGCTTCCTGATGATTTTGATCCGTTAGTCTTTTTAGACCAACAAAAGGAGAGCTAG
- the rsmH gene encoding 16S rRNA (cytosine(1402)-N(4))-methyltransferase RsmH translates to MPGKATSASNAPHIPVLLRPLLAAIAPVSGRWLDGTFGAGGYTKGLLEAGADKVYGVDRDPLAFEMAADWVVGYGECIELVEGVFSKMDEYAQDLDGVVLDLGVSSMQLDMAERGFSFMRDGPLDMRMSQDGRSAADIVNTASEEEIADILFHYGEERASRRIARSIVRERANKSFESTLQLAEIIEKCLPRPKPGQSHAATRSFQGLRIAVNDEYGELFRGLMAAERALKPGGLLAVVTFHSIEDRMVKKYMQARSGRMGGGNRYAPEVVKEAAAFELLTRKAVGPDEQELDENPRSRSAKLRVARRTDAAAGGVDGKKIGMPMLTVGKSGGRK, encoded by the coding sequence ATGCCGGGTAAGGCCACTTCAGCGTCAAACGCCCCGCATATTCCAGTGTTGTTGCGCCCATTGCTCGCCGCTATTGCGCCTGTTTCGGGGCGCTGGCTGGATGGCACTTTTGGCGCGGGTGGATATACTAAAGGTCTTTTGGAGGCCGGCGCTGACAAGGTTTATGGTGTTGATCGTGATCCGCTGGCGTTTGAAATGGCAGCGGACTGGGTTGTAGGCTATGGCGAGTGTATCGAGCTTGTCGAGGGCGTGTTTTCCAAAATGGACGAATATGCCCAAGATCTGGACGGAGTGGTGCTGGATCTTGGTGTTAGCTCTATGCAGTTGGATATGGCCGAACGCGGGTTTTCATTTATGCGCGACGGTCCTTTGGATATGCGTATGAGCCAAGACGGCCGATCGGCTGCGGATATCGTAAACACCGCATCCGAAGAAGAAATAGCAGACATTTTGTTTCACTACGGCGAAGAACGCGCAAGTCGCCGCATTGCGCGATCTATTGTGCGTGAGCGGGCGAATAAAAGCTTTGAGAGCACGCTGCAACTTGCTGAGATAATTGAGAAATGTCTTCCCCGCCCAAAGCCTGGACAAAGCCATGCTGCGACGCGAAGCTTTCAAGGCCTGCGCATTGCGGTGAATGATGAATATGGCGAGTTGTTCCGCGGGCTAATGGCGGCGGAACGCGCGTTAAAGCCAGGCGGTTTGTTGGCTGTTGTGACCTTTCATTCGATCGAAGACCGCATGGTTAAGAAATACATGCAGGCGCGGTCAGGGCGCATGGGTGGTGGCAACCGTTATGCACCAGAAGTTGTAAAAGAAGCGGCGGCCTTTGAGTTGCTGACCCGCAAAGCAGTGGGACCTGACGAGCAAGAATTAGACGAAAATCCAAGGTCCAGATCGGCCAAATTGCGGGTGGCGCGTCGTACGGATGCGGCTGCTGGTGGCGTGGATGGCAAAAAAATTGGGATGCCAATGCTCACCGTTGGTAAATCCGGGGGACGTAAGTGA
- a CDS encoding cell division protein FtsL: MRGLFYVMTAFSVIGLAFWAYRENYTTQEALGRTEVLQADIGSARDRLAMLRAEWAYLNRPDRLRELADINYEQLQLLPLRPDQFGRIEQVAFPPLDTAIIDGIVEVSNQEIAQ; the protein is encoded by the coding sequence ATGCGTGGTTTGTTTTATGTGATGACTGCTTTTTCGGTCATTGGATTAGCGTTTTGGGCCTATCGGGAAAACTATACCACCCAAGAGGCGTTGGGGCGCACCGAAGTATTGCAGGCCGACATAGGTTCAGCCAGGGATAGGCTTGCGATGTTACGTGCGGAGTGGGCTTATTTGAACCGGCCAGACAGATTGCGCGAACTTGCCGACATCAATTACGAACAATTGCAGCTTCTGCCTCTGCGTCCAGATCAATTTGGCCGTATTGAACAAGTGGCCTTTCCACCTTTAGATACGGCGATCATCGACGGCATTGTCGAGGTCTCTAATCAAGAGATTGCCCAATGA
- a CDS encoding penicillin-binding protein 2 — MIRRPLRPLATIMNARAKGENPDAIEKHNIKQRHEVMRDKARQRAEGRLLVLGVVFLVAFGAIGFRMGALANSEAAEPRAISGENFIVAQRADIVDRQGRILATNLETFSLYAQPNHMIDKEHVVTELVKIFPDLNENRLRKDFTGKRKFLWVRKKISPEQKQMVHDIGDPGLLFGPRDMRLYPNGKLAAHVLGGAGFGREGVNAAELIGVAGVERTFDEALRDPANGGKALTLSLDLTVQAATERVLYGGMKLLNAKGAAAVLMDVHTGEVLSLVSLPDFDPNERPRPLVEGDAADSPLFNRALQGVYELGSTFKIFATAQALELGLVNPDTVIDTKGPMKVGGHSIGEFKRKNYGKLSVTDIIVKSSNRGTGRIALQIGVARQKAFLKSLGLFEPTPIEITEASGGQPLLPAKWTDLSAVTVSYGHGLSSTPLHLATAYAALANGGRFVKPTILKQDQARYGPRVMREDVAAASVKMLRKVVTKGTASFGEVPGYFVAGKTGTADKPKPTGGYYDDKVINTFASVFPAHSPKYVLVVTLDEPVETSGSEPRRTAGWTAVPVAAEIIERVAPLLGLRPQVEPAVLTDITLASH; from the coding sequence ATGATACGCAGACCTCTGCGGCCGCTTGCGACGATCATGAATGCGCGCGCCAAGGGCGAAAACCCGGATGCGATTGAAAAACACAATATCAAGCAGCGCCACGAAGTCATGCGTGACAAGGCGCGCCAGCGTGCTGAGGGGCGCTTGTTGGTTCTAGGTGTGGTTTTCTTGGTGGCATTTGGTGCAATCGGGTTCCGCATGGGGGCCTTGGCCAACAGCGAAGCCGCGGAACCACGCGCTATTTCTGGCGAAAATTTCATCGTAGCGCAACGCGCAGATATCGTTGACCGCCAAGGGCGCATTCTTGCAACCAATCTTGAAACCTTTAGTCTATATGCGCAACCAAACCACATGATTGACAAGGAACATGTGGTGACAGAGCTTGTTAAAATTTTTCCTGATCTAAACGAAAATAGATTACGCAAAGATTTCACAGGCAAGCGTAAGTTCTTGTGGGTGCGAAAGAAAATTAGCCCAGAGCAAAAGCAAATGGTGCATGATATTGGCGATCCTGGGTTGCTGTTTGGGCCGCGCGATATGCGTCTTTATCCAAACGGAAAACTGGCTGCCCATGTGTTGGGTGGCGCTGGGTTTGGCCGCGAAGGCGTGAATGCAGCAGAATTGATCGGCGTCGCGGGTGTGGAACGTACTTTTGATGAGGCATTGCGCGACCCTGCAAATGGCGGCAAAGCATTGACACTGTCACTGGATCTGACAGTTCAAGCCGCGACCGAGCGGGTTTTATATGGCGGCATGAAGCTGCTCAATGCCAAGGGCGCAGCCGCCGTCCTGATGGATGTGCACACAGGCGAAGTGCTGTCATTGGTAAGCCTGCCTGACTTTGATCCCAACGAACGCCCCCGGCCACTGGTTGAGGGCGACGCGGCGGATAGTCCGTTGTTTAACAGGGCACTACAGGGCGTTTATGAACTGGGTTCAACGTTCAAAATATTTGCAACTGCACAGGCGCTTGAGCTGGGTTTGGTGAATCCAGACACGGTGATAGACACCAAAGGGCCTATGAAAGTTGGCGGGCATTCCATTGGCGAATTCAAACGCAAGAACTATGGCAAGCTTTCGGTCACTGACATTATTGTCAAAAGCTCGAACCGGGGCACAGGACGGATTGCGTTGCAAATCGGTGTTGCGCGGCAAAAGGCTTTCTTGAAATCTTTGGGTTTATTTGAGCCAACACCTATCGAGATTACCGAAGCAAGCGGCGGTCAACCGCTGTTGCCTGCTAAGTGGACGGATCTGTCGGCGGTAACGGTGTCTTATGGGCATGGGTTATCCAGCACACCGCTGCATTTGGCCACGGCCTATGCGGCGCTTGCTAATGGTGGTCGTTTCGTAAAACCAACGATTCTTAAGCAAGATCAAGCGCGATATGGCCCTCGGGTCATGCGTGAGGATGTGGCGGCAGCCAGCGTCAAGATGTTGCGCAAAGTAGTCACAAAAGGGACCGCCAGCTTTGGCGAGGTGCCAGGGTATTTTGTGGCCGGAAAAACAGGAACCGCGGATAAGCCAAAGCCGACTGGTGGCTATTATGATGACAAAGTTATCAATACCTTTGCTTCTGTCTTCCCTGCCCATTCTCCAAAATATGTACTGGTTGTTACCTTGGATGAGCCGGTCGAAACTTCTGGTTCTGAACCGCGTCGTACAGCGGGTTGGACAGCCGTTCCTGTCGCGGCAGAAATCATTGAGCGTGTGGCACCGCTTTTGGGTCTGCGTCCACAAGTTGAACCTGCGGTTTTGACTGATATAACGCTGGCATCACATTAG
- a CDS encoding UDP-N-acetylmuramoyl-L-alanyl-D-glutamate--2,6-diaminopimelate ligase: protein MAAQAKRLSELGLTAAAGKNPLVTGIAVDSRDVKEGYLFAALAGTRIHGATFIQYALRMGAAVIVTDAEGARIAAAELAGANVALVICEDPRQTLAFTSALWFGQQPNTVAAVTGTNGKTSVATFLRMIWQEIGLAAINLGTTGVEGDFQYPLQHTTPEPITLHNVLALAADVGVECAAMEASSHGLEQRRLDGVQLKAAGFTNFSQDHLDYHANFDDYFDAKSGLFARVLPEDGVAVVNIDDMRGTDIAAIAKGRGQNVITVGRHSADLELQVQRFDTTGQDIRFSYRGKPFQARLGLIGGFQAENVLLAAGLAIGCGAEAERVFEVLGELNTVRGRMQLAATRMNGAAVFVDYAHTPDAVAIALKALRPHVMGRLIAIVGAGGDRDASKRPLMGAAAVKNADIVFITDDNPRTEDPAAIREMVLEGAPEAIEVADRAEAILRAVDTLGPGDALLIAGKGHETGQIIGDDILPFDDVEQASVAVLALDGGLA, encoded by the coding sequence ATGGCAGCACAGGCAAAGAGACTTTCCGAGCTGGGTTTAACTGCAGCGGCGGGCAAAAATCCTCTAGTAACCGGCATTGCGGTAGATAGTCGGGATGTAAAAGAGGGGTATTTGTTTGCGGCACTAGCGGGCACGCGCATTCACGGGGCCACCTTTATACAATATGCGCTGCGCATGGGTGCGGCCGTGATCGTGACGGACGCAGAAGGCGCGCGCATTGCGGCAGCTGAATTAGCTGGTGCTAACGTGGCTCTGGTTATCTGTGAGGATCCTCGACAAACACTCGCATTTACGTCTGCGCTTTGGTTTGGTCAGCAGCCAAATACTGTTGCTGCCGTGACAGGGACAAACGGTAAAACTTCGGTGGCCACTTTCTTGCGCATGATTTGGCAAGAGATTGGCCTTGCGGCCATTAATTTGGGAACGACGGGCGTTGAAGGCGATTTTCAATACCCGCTACAACATACGACGCCAGAGCCAATTACCCTACATAATGTCTTGGCCCTAGCCGCTGATGTCGGTGTGGAGTGCGCTGCGATGGAAGCCAGTTCGCATGGCTTAGAGCAACGTAGATTAGACGGCGTGCAACTCAAGGCCGCGGGTTTTACAAATTTCAGCCAGGACCATTTGGATTATCACGCGAATTTTGACGACTATTTTGACGCGAAATCCGGGTTGTTTGCCAGGGTCTTGCCCGAAGATGGTGTCGCTGTTGTCAATATTGACGATATGCGAGGTACGGATATTGCCGCCATCGCTAAGGGCCGTGGTCAAAATGTAATCACCGTTGGTCGTCATAGCGCCGATTTGGAATTGCAGGTTCAGCGATTTGACACCACCGGTCAGGATATTCGCTTTTCCTACCGCGGAAAACCTTTTCAAGCGCGGCTTGGTCTGATTGGTGGGTTTCAGGCCGAAAATGTGCTGCTTGCAGCTGGGCTTGCGATTGGATGCGGGGCAGAAGCAGAACGCGTTTTTGAAGTTCTCGGGGAACTCAATACTGTGCGGGGTCGGATGCAACTGGCTGCAACACGCATGAACGGAGCGGCTGTTTTTGTGGATTACGCGCATACGCCGGATGCAGTGGCGATAGCGCTAAAGGCTTTGCGGCCACATGTTATGGGGCGCTTGATTGCAATTGTAGGGGCTGGCGGGGACCGAGACGCAAGCAAGCGACCATTAATGGGGGCCGCGGCTGTCAAAAATGCGGATATTGTATTTATCACCGATGACAATCCGCGCACCGAGGACCCTGCGGCGATCCGCGAAATGGTACTGGAGGGTGCACCTGAGGCTATTGAAGTTGCAGATCGCGCCGAGGCAATTCTGCGCGCCGTTGACACTCTAGGACCGGGGGACGCTTTGTTGATCGCTGGCAAGGGCCACGAGACGGGGCAGATTATAGGGGACGACATTTTGCCCTTTGACGATGTCGAACAAGCAAGCGTTGCGGTTCTGGCGTTGGACGGAGGGTTGGCGTGA
- the murF gene encoding UDP-N-acetylmuramoyl-tripeptide--D-alanyl-D-alanine ligase: MMLWSSQEAAAATNGRATVDWACSGVSIDTRTLKKGDLFVALKAARDGHEFVAQALQNGAVAALVTHIPDGLDETVPLLIVDDALAALEDMARAARKRTRAKVVAVTGSVGKTSSKEMLRKVLGGQGKTHAAEASYNNHWGVPLTLARMPQDTEFAVIEIGMNHPGEIAPLAKMTRPHVALITTVAPAHMAAFESLEGIAVEKASIFDGLEDNGAAIYKGDLPVSDLLNANANRFAKTIVSFGENTSADFQLLDVRIGDASTVAKAQIGAETLLFKVSVPGRHFASNGLGVLAVADVLGLDRAIAIADLGQWFPGAGRGQREVIALDRADDRPTIELIDDAYNANPASLGAALEVLGAAQAKDGVGRVKIGRRIAYLGDMKELGEQEVAIHVAVANLPAIQSVDKVHCIGPLMKSLYEALPYEKRGRWTETSAEMINGLARDLDAGDVVLAKGSLSMGVGRVVDAIRKLGHPASTKREGTY; encoded by the coding sequence GTGATGTTGTGGTCTTCGCAAGAGGCCGCTGCGGCAACCAATGGACGCGCAACAGTTGATTGGGCATGCTCGGGTGTGTCGATCGATACGCGCACTTTAAAAAAAGGCGATTTGTTTGTGGCACTTAAGGCCGCGCGCGATGGGCACGAGTTTGTGGCCCAAGCGTTGCAGAACGGCGCTGTAGCTGCCTTAGTTACACATATCCCCGACGGTCTCGATGAAACAGTCCCCTTGTTGATCGTTGACGATGCTCTGGCCGCCCTTGAAGATATGGCCCGTGCCGCCCGCAAACGAACGCGGGCCAAGGTTGTTGCCGTAACGGGGTCTGTCGGCAAGACTTCAAGCAAAGAAATGTTACGCAAAGTTTTAGGCGGGCAGGGAAAAACCCACGCCGCCGAGGCAAGTTATAATAACCACTGGGGTGTTCCGCTAACTTTGGCCCGGATGCCACAAGACACTGAATTTGCAGTCATTGAAATCGGGATGAACCACCCTGGCGAAATCGCGCCTTTGGCAAAGATGACGCGCCCGCATGTGGCTTTGATCACGACAGTTGCTCCAGCACATATGGCTGCTTTTGAGAGCCTCGAAGGCATCGCAGTGGAAAAAGCATCGATCTTTGATGGATTAGAAGACAATGGCGCTGCGATTTACAAAGGCGACTTGCCAGTTTCGGATCTGCTGAATGCAAACGCAAACCGATTTGCCAAGACGATTGTGAGCTTTGGCGAAAATACTTCTGCTGACTTCCAACTTCTTGATGTGCGGATTGGGGATGCCTCAACCGTCGCAAAGGCGCAAATTGGCGCTGAGACACTATTGTTTAAAGTGTCTGTACCAGGCCGACATTTTGCCAGCAACGGCCTAGGCGTGCTAGCGGTTGCCGATGTTTTGGGTTTGGATCGGGCCATCGCCATTGCGGATCTTGGGCAATGGTTTCCTGGGGCTGGTCGTGGGCAGCGCGAAGTTATCGCCTTGGACCGGGCGGATGATCGCCCGACAATTGAACTTATTGATGACGCATATAATGCGAATCCAGCGTCGCTTGGGGCGGCGTTAGAGGTATTGGGCGCAGCGCAAGCCAAGGATGGCGTCGGACGCGTAAAAATTGGGCGGCGTATCGCTTATCTTGGCGACATGAAGGAACTGGGCGAACAAGAAGTCGCGATCCACGTCGCTGTTGCTAACCTTCCTGCGATTCAATCTGTCGATAAGGTGCATTGTATTGGTCCGCTCATGAAATCTCTTTATGAGGCATTGCCTTATGAGAAACGCGGTCGTTGGACCGAGACCTCAGCAGAAATGATAAATGGGCTTGCGCGTGATTTAGATGCGGGCGACGTGGTTTTGGCCAAAGGGTCGCTGAGCATGGGGGTCGGCAGAGTGGTTGACGCTATACGAAAATTGGGTCATCCCGCCTCCACAAAACGCGAAGGGACTTATTAA
- the mraY gene encoding phospho-N-acetylmuramoyl-pentapeptide-transferase: protein MLYWLTALSDGGDVFNLFRYITFRAGGAFMTALIFGFIFGRPLINVLRRKQGKGQPIREDGPEGHFSKAGTPTMGGLLIVGALLTSTLLWARLDNGFVWLVLFVTMAYGLIGFADDYAKVSKQNTNGVSGRVRLLLGFLIAGIAGYWATQLHPEALQFRVALPIFKDLLLNFGLLFIPFSMFVVVGAANAVNLTDGLDGLAIMPVMIAAGTLGIIAYAVGRVDFTEYLDVHYVPGTGEILIFTAGLIGGGLGFLWYNAPPAAVFMGDTGSLALGGALGAIAVATKHELVLGIVGGLFVVEALSVIIQVLYFKRTGKRVFLMAPIHHHYEKKGWAEPQIVIRFWIISLILAMIGLATLKVR, encoded by the coding sequence ATGTTATATTGGTTAACAGCGCTTTCTGATGGCGGCGATGTATTCAATTTATTTCGCTATATCACTTTCCGCGCTGGTGGAGCCTTTATGACGGCCCTGATATTTGGGTTTATTTTTGGGCGTCCGCTGATCAATGTTTTGCGTCGCAAGCAGGGCAAAGGCCAACCCATTCGCGAAGACGGGCCCGAAGGACACTTTTCTAAGGCGGGGACCCCCACGATGGGGGGCTTGTTGATCGTTGGGGCACTGCTGACATCCACGCTTTTGTGGGCACGGCTGGACAATGGTTTTGTTTGGTTGGTTTTGTTTGTCACCATGGCATACGGGCTGATTGGGTTTGCAGATGATTATGCAAAGGTCAGCAAGCAAAATACCAATGGTGTTTCGGGACGCGTGCGCCTTTTGCTTGGGTTCTTGATTGCAGGTATTGCCGGATATTGGGCAACACAATTGCATCCCGAGGCTTTGCAATTCAGAGTGGCTTTGCCAATTTTCAAAGATCTCCTGCTTAATTTTGGGCTGCTGTTTATCCCTTTCTCAATGTTTGTTGTGGTGGGGGCGGCCAATGCCGTGAATTTGACCGATGGACTGGACGGTCTGGCCATTATGCCCGTGATGATAGCAGCAGGCACCCTTGGCATCATTGCCTATGCGGTTGGACGCGTGGATTTCACAGAATACTTGGATGTTCACTATGTGCCGGGAACCGGTGAAATCTTGATATTTACAGCGGGTTTGATCGGCGGGGGGCTTGGTTTTCTTTGGTATAACGCCCCACCTGCGGCCGTGTTTATGGGCGATACCGGGTCTTTGGCCCTTGGTGGTGCGCTTGGGGCAATCGCGGTGGCCACAAAGCACGAGCTGGTATTGGGCATCGTCGGAGGGCTGTTTGTTGTGGAAGCGCTTTCCGTCATTATTCAGGTTCTATACTTTAAACGCACAGGCAAACGCGTATTTCTGATGGCCCCGATCCATCACCACTATGAGAAAAAGGGGTGGGCAGAACCGCAGATTGTCATCCGTTTTTGGATCATTTCGCTCATACTGGCGATGATTGGTCTGGCAACCTTGAAGGTGCGTTAA
- the murD gene encoding UDP-N-acetylmuramoyl-L-alanine--D-glutamate ligase, whose product MISVQGFAGSNVGVLGLGRSGMATARALQAGGATAICWDDNAQARQLAEQDGFVVADLARDGAFQDLACLIVSPGIPHLYPTPNKIIEKALRAGVTIDNDIGLFFRSFATQEWDNFVVTPKIVAITGSNGKSTTSALIHHVLEHVGRSTQLAGNIGRGVLDIDPAQDGEVIVLELSSYQTELARALTPDIAVFTNLSPDHLDRHAGMGGYFAAKRRLFAEGGPDRAVIGVDEIEGLFLAGQMSEGRADDRVIQISVDQKLAGNGWNVFAKKGFLSEYRKGRQVGAIDLRKIKGLPGAHNHQNACAAYAVCRTLGLAPRVIEKAFESFAGLPHRSQIVAESGDVTFVNDSKATNVDAAAKALSAFGKIRWICGGLQKDGGLEGLQGAMGNVVKAYVIGREAAAFSMQLPDISCEVCTSMDVAVSKAVADAQPGETVLLAPAAASFDQYDSFEKRGTHFIKLVRDALGVSEPNEI is encoded by the coding sequence ATGATATCAGTGCAGGGTTTTGCGGGTTCTAACGTTGGTGTGCTTGGGTTGGGCAGATCGGGCATGGCCACTGCACGCGCATTGCAGGCTGGCGGGGCCACTGCGATCTGTTGGGATGACAACGCGCAGGCCCGACAATTGGCCGAACAGGATGGCTTTGTCGTTGCGGATCTTGCTCGTGATGGAGCGTTTCAGGACCTGGCCTGTTTGATTGTTTCGCCAGGTATTCCGCATCTCTATCCAACACCAAACAAGATCATCGAGAAAGCACTGCGCGCTGGCGTCACGATCGACAACGATATTGGCCTGTTTTTTCGCAGTTTTGCGACGCAAGAATGGGACAACTTTGTTGTTACACCTAAAATTGTTGCGATTACCGGCTCAAATGGAAAATCAACGACTTCGGCCCTGATCCATCATGTGCTTGAGCATGTGGGACGCAGCACCCAATTGGCGGGCAATATCGGGCGCGGTGTGTTGGATATCGATCCAGCGCAAGATGGAGAAGTTATTGTGTTGGAGCTGAGCAGCTATCAAACAGAATTGGCGCGTGCTCTGACGCCTGACATAGCTGTTTTTACCAACTTGTCCCCAGATCACCTTGATAGGCATGCGGGAATGGGCGGGTATTTCGCTGCCAAACGCCGACTTTTTGCAGAAGGTGGCCCTGATCGCGCAGTTATTGGTGTCGATGAGATCGAAGGCTTGTTCCTTGCGGGGCAAATGTCTGAGGGTCGTGCCGATGATCGGGTTATTCAGATTTCGGTTGACCAGAAACTTGCCGGGAACGGTTGGAATGTTTTTGCGAAAAAGGGCTTTCTGTCAGAGTATCGCAAAGGACGCCAAGTGGGGGCTATTGATTTGCGCAAGATCAAAGGGTTGCCCGGAGCGCACAATCATCAAAACGCCTGTGCAGCTTATGCCGTGTGTCGGACTTTGGGGCTTGCACCACGCGTGATTGAAAAAGCCTTTGAAAGCTTTGCAGGCTTACCGCACCGCAGCCAGATTGTCGCCGAAAGTGGTGATGTCACCTTTGTAAACGACAGCAAGGCCACCAATGTTGACGCCGCAGCCAAAGCCCTGTCGGCTTTTGGCAAGATCCGCTGGATTTGTGGTGGGTTGCAAAAGGATGGGGGACTTGAAGGGCTTCAGGGGGCTATGGGCAACGTAGTCAAAGCCTATGTGATTGGTCGAGAAGCAGCAGCGTTTTCGATGCAATTGCCAGATATTTCCTGTGAAGTCTGCACAAGCATGGACGTCGCTGTTTCAAAAGCAGTTGCTGATGCCCAACCCGGAGAGACCGTTTTGCTTGCACCTGCGGCTGCGAGCTTTGATCAATACGACAGTTTTGAAAAGCGCGGCACGCATTTCATCAAACTGGTGCGTGACGCCTTGGGCGTGTCTGAGCCGAACGAAATCTAA